The region CATGCTGCTCCTCCTTCGTGCGTGGGCTCGGTGTGATGGTTTCCCCGTGGCGAGTATAGACCTCAGATTTGGCCGCTTCAATGAGGTGGTCTACGTCACCCTCTTTATACCGGGGCAGGCGGTGAGGCCTCATATTCGACGTAGAAGAAAAGCTGTTCAGCCAGGTCTGGATCGCCTCAGGGTCAA is a window of Fimbriimonadaceae bacterium DNA encoding:
- a CDS encoding helix-turn-helix domain-containing protein; protein product: MLTVKELSAWLNIKPSTLYLWVSENKIPCRRIHGLVRFDPEAIQTWLNSFSSTSNMRPHRLPRYKEGDVDHLIEAAKSEVYTRHGETITPSPRTKEEQHGAR